A window of Puntigrus tetrazona isolate hp1 chromosome 11, ASM1883169v1, whole genome shotgun sequence contains these coding sequences:
- the wnk2 gene encoding serine/threonine-protein kinase WNK2 isoform X3 → MENRTGSNSEQQPVGFTVPSIHSKKTVIHENGHEHPSHTDPTAAAHRGASDPTAYPLSDYKGLVRQRFIRRSLWFSESEDQELEISESDTTSSPVKSAHIAVQRSFNAESQVGQGEGVKENFTKEPETSDAEEKHDAEPSETPKSVGKAGSDENEEEAEMKAVSTSPGGRFLKFDIELGRGSFKTVYKGLDTETWVEVAWCELQDRKLSKAERQRFKEEAEMLKGLQHPNIVRFYDFWESPLKGKKCIVLVTELMTSGTLKTYLKRFKVMKPKVLRSWCRQILKGLHFLHTRTPPIIHRDLKCDNIFITGPTGSVKIGDLGLATLKRASFAKSVIGTPEFMAPEMYEEHYDEAVDVYAFGMCMLEMATSEYPYSECQNAAQIYRKVTSGVKPASFTKVIVPEIKEIIGECICHRWEERYSIKDLLNHAFFAEDTGVRVELAEEDDGKKSSIALRLWVEDQKKLKGKYKDSGAIEFTFDLDTEVPETVAQEMVDSGFFLEIDVKIVGKSIRDRVSLIKWRRQRSTSAHNGKEEERSTKTQAQNLLQVPSTGPPVGGTPSLPSETEELQTEAVSLICSAPTSATTATHSSAGSTMVTGASGNQDNTSQQSLSESISTAQRVLSPPAQLLAQLPEGAQQPFTAHLPLGTQQQPALQIPQGLPQQTIGQLLHGTQHQPSPQQLHGAQQPSSAPMHQAAQAQAHGLMPQAPQQQPTVQLHQQYQQSTHQLHQGAFQQSSVHLHQSAYQQSPPSVQLVPSKTVSAPATPVPHARPQSIPASALLAQQNQTTVPLAQEFHLYFHPEAFPPQALSTFQPLVQPSSDPQSIPQHLLQSASSMLSTTSLPSQPQLHVQTPLLQPLQIATQFSSTYPLLPEGGTSAGTESIPFSSVSYSSPYPTNPPPVSSPYYSASPIAAPLPILTMQNVPCMLGAGTPVCTPLNVPTPIPLLAMALSPPMLPSEEHLQQMYSPVPPPEGALFQSQPQSTQPSLPIPNPASLLQQDPSIPEPFTEKEYPRHEEMAPRILAPAHTIVSQIQSPPQDMQPEPKFTTSQAPPETIEPLLQPAGIQTGYAVPESTGKQMADTASMPIPPAPEPSPFQSSTDATAPVSMPFHSYVCDSLNQDAGSGKEMSDSYEGLTGGGKGDGKPRKHHRKSARTRSRQEKINKPKLSMLNVSKTGDKMVECQLETHNHKMVTFKFDLDGDAPEEIATYMVENGFILPIEKEIFIDQLKDIVDKAEDILSEDMDGEKTSELGTSHLQGQTARDQGAEGIKGQQPGAPQPVYQQNVLHTGKRWFIICPVEEAPAASHDASSDGGPSTQSPSTTTVTDGTAQPSESASAQPPEPSTGSASASMDSETCATAPPSGGSDPYGVWSPLSMTTTDPLSLTALSQAAPAQQAPVMPVQTASHLEEGSHLGPAQVSAQQSQPCMDPQSSLFVDETQSGRLGSVSPMHTAQQMAEIACAVSMVEDVPCCPLVMPLSLEVSSGAQRSSSVMPPPSQESTSAREQLHSITSSRVERTQQPVVLQQPLSTVSGNKAPSLPQSPAPSQHHFVPSESDGEARTRGGFVDSTIKTLDEKLRNLLYQEYAPMYPSGSAAETPGSGTEYIQSPPGPESAVGGSGTSTPSLMGEGRFRAGEQLPQIPERVDSLSALSDSAVGVTVSRRHVMPHSTSCSGSRSRYKMVPSSTDILASQGRKQRSLSSTASPAHPGGFLGECAMYEEPTVSATTVGRFSVVSTEDEVTRRKHSSRYSAPPDFYLDAPPPLTKRGSLPRAQTSVSADVTVHNRFMSSDSGAESSPAKVAPTTPSRHGRSERRGSDLMKRAVAFLRRSGRSSSVQSSDSPSRKGGVYGSYVSSDNDSEMEDSDIKKELQRLREKHMKEITELEAHHREEIELLYIRLGKPPPPGLYIPPTVPPAGRKRRTSRHKLKAGKLLSPLVQQLRNVASKTSDSSKPNDLTKPAEAAPSLNGSPARANLSDGKTYSGTGTLPCSVSVPVQTQQPCSLKGSLSSDNIYSGVQGEGPGPRSQPGQGWPPSPQASAQVTYKSSSKPRARFLSGPVSLSIWSTLKRLCLGKERGSRSGTPSAASNQSPMPPGSTPPPHQPIGLAQAQTNNSNNKTDAFTLQLHRLVDNWTEGVRAPSRSRSLSLRPQQLTRSRIWSAIEAPISIERLNASQLSLSWPQIDSHASVMSTDTSRVLQRSFMVPGNPYGKMLSAPHLDMDHWPAMTAAQNQEVFAFTAVHSPSWTAPSSPSEVPASRNRTM, encoded by the exons TCCTTCTATCCACTCAAAAAAGACTGTAATTCATGAAAATGGCCATGAACATCCCTCTCACACAGACCCCACGGCTGCAGCACACAGAGGGGCCAGCGATCCAACCGCATACCCTCTATCAGATTACAAAGGTCTGGTCCGGCAGAGATTTATACGCAGGAGTTTGTGGTTCTCTGAGTCAGAGGATCAAGAATTGGAGATTTCGGAAAGCGACACCACCAGCAGTCCCGTTAAAAGTGCACATATCGCTGTCCAGAGGAGCTTTAACGCGGAAAGTCAGGTGGGACAGGGGGAAGGTGTAAAAGAAAACTTCACCAAAGAGCCGGAGACAAGTGACGCTGAGGAAAAGCATGACGCTGAACCATCTGAAACACCCAAGAGTGTGGGGAAAGCTGGGAGTGATGAGAACGAGGAAGAGGctgaaatgaaggctgtatCCACCTCTCCAGGTGGACGCTTTCTTAAGTTTGATATTGAGCTTGGCAGAGGGTCCTTCAAAACGGTCTATAAAGGCCTGGACACAGAAACATGGGTGGAGGTGGCCTGGTGTGAACTCCAG GATCGTAAGCTGTCTAAAGCGGAACGTCAGAGGTTTAAAGAGGAAGCGGAAATGCTAAAAGGTCTTCAGCATCCAAACATTGTGCGCTTCTATGACTTTTGGGAATCTCCTCTTAAGGGGAAGAAGTGCATTGTTCTAGTCACAGAACTTATGACGTCTGGAACACTGAAAAC ATATCTGAAACGATTCAAGGTGATGAAACCAAAAGTTTTACGAAGCTGGTGCAGACAGATCTTAAAAGGTCTTCACTTTCTCCACACGAGGACCCCTCCCATCATCCATCGGGACCTGAAATGTGACAACATCTTCATCACTGGTCCTACAGGCTCCGTCAAGATTGGAGATCTTGGCCTGGCCACTCTAAAAAGAGCTTCCTTTGCCAAAAGTGTAATCG GTACTCCAGAGTTTATGGCCCCTGAGATGTACGAGGAGCACTATGATGAAGCAGTAGATGTGTACGCATTTGGGATGTGTATGCTAGAAATGGCTACCTCTGAGTATCCATACTCAGAGTGCCAAAATGCAGCACAAATCTATCGCAAAGTTACTAGC GGTGTGAAGCCAGCCAGTTTCACTAAGGTGATCGtgcctgaaataaaagaaatcattgGAGAGTGTATCTGCCATCGCTGGGAGGAAAG GTACTCTATAAAGGACTTACTAAATCATGCATTCTTTGCGGAGGATACTGGTGTAAGAGTAGAGCTGGCAGAAGAGGATGATGGCAAGAAGTCTTCCATTGCTCTAAGGCTTTGGGTTGAAGACCAGAAGAAACTTAAAGGGAAGTATAAAGACAGTGGTGCTATCGAGTTCACCTTTGACCTGGACACAGAAGTCCCGGAAACAGTTGCCCAGGAAATG GTGGACTCTGGCTTCTTTTTAGAGATTGATGTGAAGATTGTGGGTAAGTCTATCCGTGATCGTGTGTCTCTAATAAAGTGGAGAAGACAGCGGAGCACCTCAGCCCATAATGGAAAGGAAGAAGAGAGAAGCACCAAGACTCAGGCACAAAATCTCCTTCAGGTGCCCTCCACAGGGCCACCAGTGGGTGGAACACCCAGTCTTCCATCTGAAACAGAGGAACTACAGACCGAAGCAGTCAGCTTGATTTGCAGTGCCCCAACAAGTGCTACTACAGCTACAC ACAGCAGTGCAGGCTCAACAATGGTAACAGGTGCTTCAGGCAACCAAGACAACACCTCTCAGCAATCCCTATCTGAGTCCATTTCCACTGCCCAAAGGGTCTTAAGCCCTCCAGCACAACTTCTGGCTCAGTTGCCAGAAGGTGCCCAACAGCCATTTACTGCACACCTGCCTCTGGGGACTCAACAACAACCTGCTCTACAAATACCCCAAGGTCTCCCACAACAAACCATCGGTCAGTTACTTCACGGGACCCAGCATCAACCTAGTCCTCAGCAACTCCATGGAGCCCAACAACCTTCTAGTGCTCCCATGCACCAGGCTGCACAAGCACAGGCCCATGGTTTGATGCCACAAGCACCCCAGCAACAACCCACTGTTCAGCTGCACCAGCAATATCAGCAGTCAACACATCAGCTACATCAAGGGGCTTTTCAACAGTCTTCTGTGCACCTGCATCAGAGCGCCTACCAGCAATCACCT CCTTCTGTGCAATTGGTTCCATCTAAGACTGTCTCTGCTCCAGCTACTCCTGTACCACATGCTCGTCCACAGAGCATTCCTGCCTCTGCCCTCTTGGCACAGCAAAACCAGACAACTGTACCACTAGCACAGGAG TTTCATCTCTATTTCCATCCTGAAGCTTTCCCGCCTCAG GCTTTATCAACATTTCAACCCCTAGTGCAGCCATCTTCAGATCCTCAGTCCATTCCACAGCATCTTTTACAGTCAGCATCTTCAATGCTCAGCACCACAAGCCTTCCTTCACAACCACAACTACACGTTCAGACACCTCTTCTGCAGCCTCTACAAATTGCCACACAG TTTTCTTCGACATATCCTCTTTTGCCAGAAGGGGGCACATCTGCAGGGACAGAGTCAATACCTTTCTCCTCAGTCTCTTACTCTTCTCCCTACCCCACAAATCCTCCTCCTGTGTCTTCCCCCTACTACTCAGCAAGCCCTATTGCTGCTCCTCTTCCCATACTAACAATGCAGAATGTACCCTGCATGCTAGGAGCAGGAACACCAGTGTGCACTCCTCTGAATGTTCCTACCCCTATACCTCTTCTGGCTATGGCCCTGTCCCCACCCATGCTTCCTTCCGAGGAACATCTGCAGCAGATGTACTCCCCAGTTCCTCCACCAGAAGGTGCCCTTTTCCAATCTCAACCCCAATCAACACAGCCCTCCCTTCCCATCCCTAATCCAGCCTCCCTCCTTCAGCAAGACCCATCTATTCCTGAACCTTTTACAGAG aaggaGTATCCTCGCCATGAGGAAATGGCCCCCAGGATCCTGGCCCCAGCTCACACCATTGTGTCGCAAATCCAGTCTCCTCCACAGGACATGCAGCCAGAGCCAAAGTTTACCACTTCCCAAGCCCCACCTGAGACCATAGAGCCTCTTCTGCAGCCTGCTGGCATACAGACAGGATATGCTGTTCCTGAGAGTACTGGCAAGCAAATGGCAGACACTGCTTCAATGCCTATTCCTCCTGCACCAGAGCCCAGCCCATTTCAGTCCAGCACTGACGCAACA gcACCTGTATCTATGCCATTCCATAGTTATGTATGTGACAG CTTAAACCAAGATGCAGGTTCTGGTAAAGAAATGAGTGACAGCTATGAGGGACTCACTGGTGGAGGAAAGGGTGATGGCAAACCTAGAAAGCACCACCGCAAATCTGCTCGTACGCGCTCACGCCAGGAAAAAATCAACAAGCCAAAACTAAGCATGCTAAAT GTTAGTAAAACAGGTGACAAGATGGTGGAATGCCAGCTGGAGACACACAATCACAAAATGGTGACTTTCAAATTTGATCTAGATGGAGATGCACCTGAGGAAATAGCCACTTATATG GTGGAAAATGGTTTCATTTTACCAATAGAAAAGGAGATTTTTATAGACCAACTTAAAGACATTGTTGACAAGGCAGAGGACATTCTAAGCGAGGACATGGACGGAGAGAAGACATCAGAACTAGGGACAAGTCATTTGCAAGGACAAACAGCTAGGGATCAAGGGGCAGAG GGAATAAAAGGACAGCAACCTGGGGCCCCCCAGCCTGTTTATCAGCAAAACG TTCTGCACACAGGTAAGAGGTGGTTCATCATCTGCCCTGTGGAAGAGGCTCCTGCTGCCAGCCATGATGCATCCTCAGATGGAGGTCCATCTACACAATCTCCATCCACAACAACAGTAACTGATGGGACAGCTCAGCCTAGTGAGAGTGCTTCAGCCCAGCCACCAGAACCCAGCACCGGATCTGCCTCTGCATCAATGG ATTCAGAAACCTGTGCCACAGCACCTCCATCTGGAGGAAGTGATCCTTATGGGGTTTGGAGCCCCCTTTCTATGACCACCACTGATCCTCTGTCTTTGACTGCTCTTTCCCAAGCTGCCCCTGCCCAACAAGCTCCTGTAATGCCAGTGCAAACTGCTTCTCATTTAGAGGAGGGGTCACATTTGGGCCCCGCCCAGGTCAGTGCGCAACAATCCCAGCCGTGCATGGATCCTCAAAGCTCTCTTTTTGTGGACGAGACCCAGAGTGGCAGATTAGGTTCAGTTTCCCCCATGCACACTGCTCAGCAGATGGCTGAAATTGCATGTGCTGTCTCCATGGTGGAAGACGTGCCCTGTTGTCCCTTGGTCATGCCGCTGTCCCTTGAAGTGAGCAGTGGGGCTCAGAGGTCATCCTCTGTGATGCCGCCACCATCACAAGAGAGCACGTCTGCCCGTGAGCAACTTCACTCCATTACGTCGAGTCGAGTGGAACGTACTCAGCAGCCTGTAGTGCTGCAGCAGCCTTTGTCAACTGTGAGTGGAAATAAGGCACCTTCCCTGCCTCAAAGCCCAGCTCCTTCACAGCACCACTTTGTCCCTAGTGAATCAGATGGAGAGGCACGTACCAGAGGAGGGTTTGTAGACAGCACAATTAAGACTCTGGATGAGAAATTGAGGAATTTGCTGTATCAAGAATATGCTCCCATGTACCCGTCGGGAAGTGCTGCTGAAACTCCAGGATCTGGCACAGAGTATATCCAGTCTCCACCAGGACCAGAGAGTGCAGTGGGAGGGTCAGGAACCAGCACACCCAGTCTTATGGGAGAGGGACGATTCAGAGCTGGAGAGCAGTTG CCACAGATTCCAGAGCGTGTAGACAGTTTAAGTGCTCTCAGCGACTCTGCGGTTGGAG TTACTGTGTCAAGGAGACATGTGATGCCACACTCTACCTCTTGCTCTGGATCTAGAAGTCGCTATAAG ATGGTGCCTAGCTCCACTGACATACTGGCAAGTCAAGGTCGGAAGCAGCGTAGTCTGAGCAGCACAGCATCTCCAGCTCATCCTGGAGGCTTTTTGGGAGAATGTGCAATGTATGAAGAGCCGACTGTGTCAGCTACTACTGTCGGCAGGTTCTCAGTGGTGAGCACAGAAGATGAAGTCACACGCAGGAAGCACAGCAGCAGATATTCCGCCCCACCGGACTTTTATCTGGATGCTCCACCTCCTCTGACCAAACGAGGCTCGTTGCCGAGGGCACAGACCTCGGTCTCAGCGGATGTCACCGTTCACAACCGTTTTATGTCTTCTGATTCTGGGGCCGAGAGCAGTCCTGCCAAAGTGGCCCCCACAACGCCATCCCGTCATGGTAGGTCTGAAAGGAGAGGAAGTGACCTCATGAAAAGGGCGGTGGCTTTTCTCAGGCGCTCCGGCCGCAGTAGTAGCGTGCAAAGCTCTGATTCTCCGAGCAGAAAGGGAGGGGTCTACGGATCCTATGTCAGCAGTGACAATGATTCAGAGATGGAGGACTCAGATATAAAGAAGGAGCTTCAAAGACTAAGAGAAAA GCATATGAAGGAGATAACTGAATTGGAGGCCCATCACCGAGAAGAGATTGAGCTTCTCTACATCAGATTAGGGAAACCACCTCCTCCAGGTCTTTACATCCCACCCACAGTGCCCCCTGCTGGACGCAAGCGCAGAACCAGCCGACACAAACTAAAAGCTGGCAAACTGCTCAGTCCTCTAGTACAACAGCTGAGAAATGTTGCCTCTAAAACTAGTGACAGCAGCAAACCTAATGATTTAACAAAACCAG CAGAGGCTGCCCCAAGTTTGAATGGGTCTCCTGCCAGGGCTAACTTGTCTGATGGCAAGACTTATTCTGGGACCGGGACTCTACCTTGTTCTGTGTCTGTTCCGGTTCAGACCCAACAGCCCTGCTCTCTTAAAGGATCTCTCTCCTCCGACAACATCTACTCTGGTGTACAGGGAGAAGGACCTGGGCCACGAAGCCAGCCTGGCCAAG GCTGGCCTCCTTCTCCCCAGGCGTCTGCGCAGGTCACCTATAAATCCAGCAGTAAACCACGCGCTAGATTCCTCAGTGGGCCTGTTTCTCTGTCCATCT GGTCAACACTTAAACGCCTGTGTCTGGGAAAAGAACGTGGCAGCA GATCGGGAACACCATCAGCTGCATCTAATCAGTCTCCAATGCCTCCTGGATCCACTCCCCCTCCTCACCAGCCGATCGGTCTGGCCCAAGCACAgacaaacaacagcaacaacaagaCAGATGCTTTCACACTGCAGCTTCATAGGCTGGTTGATAACTGGACAGAAGGGGTGAGGGCTCCCTCACGCTCACGCTCCCTCAGTCTAAGACCACAGCAACTGACCAGATCCAGGATCTGGAGCGCTATAGAG gctCCAATTTCAATAGAAAGGCTGAATGCTTCCCAGCTGTCTCTTTCATGGCCGCAGATTGATTCCCATGCGTCTGTGATGTCGACTGACACTTCGCGAGTACTCCAGCGCAGTTTTATGGTGCCCGGTAACCCGTATGGAAAGATGCTGAGCGCCCCGCACTTAGACATGGACCACTGGCCAGCAATGACTGCCGCTCAAAACCAAGAAGTCTTTGCTTTCACTGCTGTGCACTCCCCTTCTTGGACAGCACCTTCTTCCCCCAGCGAGGTTCCTGCTTCTAGAAACAGGACCATGTAG